The window ATTCAAATTCTAAAATATATCAATTGTTAAAAAGAAGACaatatttatttccttcttttttttttaaagagtttgTATTTTTATACACTAATtaagcaaaaataaaattttagatcCACTATTAATAAACTTATCTATATGGTCCAATTATTCATAATTTTTTCATCCACTTTCCTAAAGAGTCATTTTTATACTTCAAAAAAATAACTTTCTACGCTTCTTAACTGAAAATATATGTTATTAAATTATTATTGGAAAGATATAAAAAAATTTAATCATGATTTACTTAAAAGAAAAGTAAGTCAGTTAATATAATTGAAAAATCCTGCCCAATAGAGAATACATTTCACTATCTTCTGTAACCTGTTGAAATGTCTCTAACACCTATCTCATAAGAAAATCAACTTAATGTTAGGGTAAATACTTACTCATACTGTGTGTTACACTAAATTAATGCAACTTACTATACTGAAGTGATTTGAGGAAGTGAATACATGCGTGATTTGaggttgaagttgaagttttgtttggacatgtatttgaatttcttaagttgcatTTTTTTATCATAAACATGAAAACCCTACAAgctgtgaaaactatcaaaacttctccaattcttatacaatcttaacCAGTGAGCAaaccatagttcataacaaaattaatacgctgcTAGAAGACATTTCTAAAGAATACAACATctattgatcaaactttagttcaataaaagaaaaattgaagatgAGTTGTAGTAACTACTCTTTAATGTAATCCTTTCACACAGTACGGACAATCTCTAGTATGAATTTCCAATTAGATGATCGAGAAAACGAACAAATGTTGTTACTttgagtcaagttttacatttaaaaaaaatgttaaccaacttatggatttttttttaaatataaaattatgggtcgagttttacatttaaaaaaaattggaatcTCAAATTCCACTTTTTGGAGAATTTGgtatttgaaatcatgatatgaagttgaagttgaaattttgtgcaaatttcataaacaaatgccggtttgaaatcataatttcaaatcGCATGGCCAAACGCCTGTATAGATTAATGAATCACGGCTAAATGATAATCATGCCACACGTGTATTCAAATACATATTACACATGATTTGATGTAAATATACGGTATGGGTAAATTTTTATTCTTGTGTCTGACCTAAATTTTGCCCAATAAACTTTCTTAAATTTTTTAATAAATGTTTTATTAAACAGATCAAAAGTTTAAAATAATCTGTTATAACATCATATTTCCTCAATTTATACAAGTTTGTAGGCCCCCCAAATTATCTGATTTTTCAGGTCGGTAAGTAACAGAAAAACTACACCTCATTCCTTGTTTATCGTGTCACGCGGTCTAGCATGTGACATTCACGTGTACTCCTCTCTGTCATTGTTTCATACCCAATTTTTATTATCTTTTTGTTTCTTGCTGTGGTAACCATATATTTTGATCTCCTTTAAGTATTCAAGTATCTGAAATTTAATGTTTTGATTAATTTGCATACACATAAAATAAATACTACTTTCTCTTTTAAATTGTTTGGCTTGATTTGGAGTATGAGGATTAaactaattaatgtttggtatcAATTTATCATAGAAttgttaaattttttgaaataaaatttatatatttaaaaactacataaaagtattataagtcataatagttaacaattcaaaatattagaagatatTTAAAAATTATGGTCAAATAAAATATTCCTTGATTGTCCAAATAGTAATTAAGAcgaacaaattgaaacggagggatcATGCGATAAAAATTCTCTACCAAATTCTCTTTTACTCGAAATATTCAACTCACAACATTTATTAATAATGAAAAAATTCAATTATTTTACTATTTCagtcacactgtgagttccattaaacactaaggggtcgtttgattCAAAAACAAATTACGCTGGGATAAGTTATGCTAGATTAATTACCTTGGGATGAATTatgctgggattagttattctGGAATTATTTTTTATTGACTGTTTGGTATGTTGGACTAAAAGTATTACACATTGGATAATTTCTAAAAAGAAGAGGTTTCTTTCTTATCTCGGGATAACTTATCCTGGGATAGCTTATTCCATCCTATGGCAGGTATGAGTTATCCCAGTATTATTTTTACTCATGGGATAACTTATCTCATGATTACTAACCAAACAAGGGATACAAAATTGCTAAATTCTTATCTCATGACTACTTATATTTATCTTTCGCACCAAACGAAGGAGTTGTATGATTCGGATGTAAGTTATGCGGGATTAATAATGTAAGTAACTAGTTATGCAGAAATTAATAATGCATTGTAATACGAAGATTATTTCTTGTTGAACGTTTAATTTGATATATTACATATTAGTATACGACATGTAATTCAGAATATTATTtactttttaaataaaaatatccTTTTACTATTATGAGGGTTACGCATTCTTATTTTACATTCGGGAAAAGCAAACTATTAATTTGATTTGTTTAGAATTTTGCCTAAACTATGTCGACTACTCACTACAGTATATCCAATTGTTATCCAAAATTATTTTCCATTCCCATCTGGTCCAACATTGGACACGTTGCCACAAATTTAGTTTCTTTGGCATCCAAGTAATCAGTTAACACAGTTCTACAAAAAGGTCGACAAGTACCTTAAGCTTAGCCACCTGTTACATTTCATTTGTGCCAGTTTTCAaacctttttcttcttcttcttccttcatttGCACCTTTTTACTTACTTTAGTCTCCATTGAAGAAAAACAAAGCACCTTTTTTTATATTCCCAATTTCCAATCTTAGTTCCAATTTAAAATCTCTCAAATTCAAATAAATCAAGAATTACAAATACTAGAGTAAAAAATCCATGGCAAAAATGTTGAGTAAGGCAGTATGCTTCCAATCACCTTTGAGTTTTGGtgatattcatcatcatcatcaccattataatCAACATGGGGTTTGTGCTTTTCCCATGAAATTTAAAAATCCAAATTCAGTTGGTTTTTCATTATCAACAAGTAATGATTTCTTTGGTGGTAATATTTCTCAAAGAGGACACTTAAGTTTTTCCAAGTTCAATAAGAGAAATAACAAATATACAGCTGCCAGTGCTCAGGTTTCTTTCTATTTtctgttttattattattttttatgctTTGTTTCTTGAGTAATTTTAACGTACTCAGTTCATGTTCTCATATGCTTACAACTTTCTAGTTTGATCGTAGTGGTTGAATCCCATAATTTCAATAATACAAGTTTCCTTATGTGAATTTTTGTTGCTCCAATTTGGGGTTAAGGATATTTTTGGAATTATCAGTCAATAAGCATGTAAAAGTTTCAGTTTTTTCCATGATCTTGTGTTAAATAGTCTAGTTTGGGGCCAGTGGTGAGTCAAGGATTTAAACTATGTTGGTTCTACTTTAAGGTTCTTAGCATCAAAATTATATTTTACtaaaagttatgggttcagacctgctatttattgtaattttagtgAATTATTATACAAATTTATGCTCTGCATCTCAGGTACCGGGTTCAGATGAACCTAGTGCTATAAGGCTGCATCCGCCTCTGTGAATAGGGCCAAGATTTTCTGGTCCAATTTAGCGCATGATTGGTTAATGTTGCTCAATATGATTAGTTTTATTTACTAAGCACTTTCAGGATTAGTGGTTACTGTAGAAAAAGACAGTGTGCCGTTATAATAATAGCCATGTGATATGATGAAACTAATTTCTAGTAATCCCTTATCTGAATTACCGGAAACAACTATGGTAATCCAAATGAAAGAATCGGGAAATTGACATAAATAGCCgccgtccaaaaaaaaaaaaaaaaactggcagatgtataatatacatataatatatggaTATGTTATGTATATTGGCTAGCTGATGTAAACATTTTTGGCTGAGCAGCCGAATGTGTAACTGCCCCTTTTATAATATTAAGTAACCTGGCATGAATGGCCATTTTGGGCAATGCATTTCAATTCTGCCATTTGTAATACTAAGTTGTTGTTTGCATAAGTTGGATCTCCATATGatccttttctttttaaaatttggcAGGCTTGAGTCTATAGATTATGAAAGGTTCAACTTTTTTCATCGTGCGCTAAATATGCATAAAACAGATGAGCATTGGAATCAGGAACGCTCCAAAATGGTGGGAGAAAGGGCTTCAACGTAACATGAAAGAGGTGACTGGCGCCCAAGACCTTGTTGACTCCCTTTTAAGCGCCGGGGATAAACTAGTGGTTGTTGATTTCTTTTCCCCTGGCTGTGGAGGATGCAAAGCCCTTCATCCAAAGGTAATAGATTTTTGTTGTCTGAACTGTTTGTTATGTGTGGTTAAAGTGAAATAGTGCTGCGCCTTTGTTTTCTGTCCGTTTCAGTAAGATATGATTAATGTTCCTTAATCATGGTAAAATTGGAAAATGCAGATATGTCAGTTAGCAGAGATGAATGCGGATGTGCAGTTTTTTCATGTGAACTATGAGGAACTCAAGTCGATGTGTTACTCACTGAATGTACATGTTCTCCCATTTTTCCGTTTCTATAGAGGGGCTGAAGGTCGTCTTTGTAGCTTTAGCTGTACCAATGCCACGGTTAGTTTTCATCTACCTTTACCTGCTTCGTTTTTCTTTTGATACAGCAATCTACTGCACTTCTGTTGGTAATGCTTTTCTTCCATGTCATTCTTGAGATGCACCTAAAATATTTAGGATTGTTATTGGATCACAGTTGTGTAATCTGAAATCTGCATTTTCTGCAATATCTCCCTTTGAATTAATTTAGTCTTTTTTCATCTTGATGACTAAGAATTCAAGATGTCTTCAACATGATGAATGCGTTCTTTTGCTTCTTGTGTTTTATGGCGCTTCCTTCTTGGCCTAGATGTTTGATATTCTTAACGCCATAGGAAATTAATGCATTTTACTGATTCCTTTTGTTATAAAATGATAATCCTCTTTTGGAATGGTATTCTAACACTAACCGCGATATTGTGGTGCAGATAAAAAAATTCAGGGATGCATTGACAAAGTATGGCGCAGATTGTTGCAGCCTTGGACCAGTTAAAGGGCTTGAGGAGAAAGAGCTACTTGCACTAGCAGCAAACAAGGACCTATCTTTTGCATACACACCAAAGACAGAAGAACCAGTACCTGTTCTTGCCTTACAAGAAGATATGGTGATAAAAACAAGCACTTCATCTCATCCAAATACATTTCCCCCTTTACCACTTCCCCTCCCTCTTCCTCTCGCATCAACTTCACATAAGGCCAAAAGCAACTCGATGAGTGAAGTTTGCTAAGAAAATAGACCTTggcctaactcaacctcaaaaaCTAGCTCATAAAGGGAAAATTGTTCAAGACCATAGCAGGAGACAACTCCACTCCCTCCACCAATGGTGGTCCGTCATTGGGTGAAACCAAGAATATGGATGGACCTAGCTCTAATATCGTGTTTAGAAAATGGACATCATACTTGATTGAACCCTAAAATCTAGCTCATGAGGTGAGATCTCTCAAGGCTATAAAAACATGAGTGTCCAATCAACTAATACAGGACATTCTAACAAAGTTCTTGCCACTTTGAGGATGGTTTTGAGAATCACCAGTAAACTGTGTCATAGAGGTGATATACGTAGAGCTAGGTTGTGTTTTCTTATGTACATAATGCAGTAGAAAAGGATTGAAGATGCCATGTATTACAGTATATTGTATCTGGTTGTTCTACATATTTTCTATATCTGGCTTTTCAATTGGCTGGAGCAACAGACTGGAGTTCTGGctttgtccctttttttttatttgaaggaTAGGCCAAATGAGTGCAATCCCTAGTGATATGTTTTAGTTTTTACTACTTGCTTCTGAACTCTCTTGAATCTTGATGATCAAAGTATAAAGTTTGTAATTTACACTTGAAAAGTATTTATGTGTACCCATTCTAAGTTATATCCTTcctcttttattttcctttgTTCCAACTTAGCGGCAAAATTCCTTACCTGAAAAAGTAAATAGTAGAGTTTTTGATGCAGAGCCTAACAAACAGGTCATCATAATTGCCAAAAGATACAATCACCAGCCAGTAAGAGCATGTCCAATACAATTAGATGTCCACAAATGCAAAAGTAAATAATAATAGGCAATGGCTTTCGAATTACAAGTTACTCATATAAGAAATACAACTACAAATATTGTATCAAAGGCTACAATATATCAGCAGCCCATCATCTTGACAGTGATTACGTTCAGAGAGACATAATAGCAACTGCGCACACAATCCGCTTCCTGGAAAGAGATGAATCTTTTATCGGAGACCTCGATAAAACAGTATTGAAGCAACTCCAATTATTGCTTGGGATCGAAGCAGTCTGAATCACCAAAAAGGCCCCTATTTCCACAGGCTTTTGCAATGATTTGCATCTGTCAAAGCTTCAAACTCAATTTCCAATTCCTCTGCTAGGGCAAAGCAAAGAGCAGATTCCATGACCATGGCATCCAATAGCTACACTGTGTCCCAATGAAAAACGGATAACCCAAAAAGACATCAAAAGTTGGACACATTAAGGCAGAATCAACCGAGAAACAGCCATTGTCTCTTCCAACTTGTACTACTAATTAGAAAGTGGATGAAAAGCAAAAAATTAGCTAGAGTTATGACACAGTTCCAACCCCGCCTCCACGACACATGCATATCCCCAATATAGGAGACTGTCCTAGAGCTGTCCAATACATGCAATTGTATTAAGACTGTTAAGTTATCATCTTTCATATCTTTAAATCATGTTTCGTGCTGCACAACTTGAAAGTGATACATCTAAGACACAAATTAACACAACATTGCATAGATTTCATAAGTTTTTACCAGCAGACAGGTAGCATGGTGCTAAATGATTTACTCACCACGCTGTTTAAAACTGGCAAAAATATCTATATATGCTTCCGAAACAGGAACATCCCCACAAAATTAAGAGGTGCTCGCAAGTAAGAAACAACTCTACCACTAAATCACCTAGATAACAGTCATTAGGAGATGCAGAAGCATCTAAAACTTCAAGTTAACCTGGCATCAATCTGAAGTAAAACTGATTTAATGCCGATCTGAATACAAAAGGAACAAAATACTCTGATATTATAGCAGTATATGAATC is drawn from Lycium barbarum isolate Lr01 chromosome 8, ASM1917538v2, whole genome shotgun sequence and contains these coding sequences:
- the LOC132607352 gene encoding thioredoxin-like 1-1, chloroplastic isoform X1, with the protein product MAKMLSKAVCFQSPLSFGDIHHHHHHYNQHGVCAFPMKFKNPNSVGFSLSTSNDFFGGNISQRGHLSFSKFNKRNNKYTAASAQMSIGIRNAPKWWEKGLQRNMKEVTGAQDLVDSLLSAGDKLVVVDFFSPGCGGCKALHPKICQLAEMNADVQFFHVNYEELKSMCYSLNVHVLPFFRFYRGAEGRLCSFSCTNATIKKFRDALTKYGADCCSLGPVKGLEEKELLALAANKDLSFAYTPKTEEPVPVLALQEDMVIKTSTSSHPNTFPPLPLPLPLPLASTSHKAKSNSMSEVC
- the LOC132607352 gene encoding thioredoxin-like 1-1, chloroplastic isoform X2, with translation MSIGIRNAPKWWEKGLQRNMKEVTGAQDLVDSLLSAGDKLVVVDFFSPGCGGCKALHPKICQLAEMNADVQFFHVNYEELKSMCYSLNVHVLPFFRFYRGAEGRLCSFSCTNATIKKFRDALTKYGADCCSLGPVKGLEEKELLALAANKDLSFAYTPKTEEPVPVLALQEDMVIKTSTSSHPNTFPPLPLPLPLPLASTSHKAKSNSMSEVC